In the Rubidibacter lacunae KORDI 51-2 genome, one interval contains:
- a CDS encoding sensor histidine kinase, with translation MRQLRRRALLTWQGTQRALQATLPWTTHLARQPGFYALACVLALRASGALQGLEWRALDYTLRWRPAEPTSDRVSILAIEQADVERLGEHPLPAEAIARAIEELQRYEPLVVGLSVLQRDIDTRSPVGSSNLAEVLASHSNVVAVEKVLPPLIEAPSSVPAERVGFVDILLDRDNHLRRILLGTPNPSGRGTYEFALSIRLAQAYLAPLGIELSAGRRNPAAMSFGDTEVPYLTPNFGGYRDVDDGGVQTLLNYRRSPQPFREFSLDDLQSERVDPDWIRDRVVIVGVTDPRYKNTVQTLAVRGLNATPGLIDGVEVQAHATEQLLAATLDGRPLLRSLPEGWEYVWIVGWGVLGAVLGRRHLHSSGAIARTLAYIGLANAVAIGASYGLLLWGGWWLPVVPAVAILTVNGIGLSSFAIFQHSRDLHMRVSERETVIDRTFNVIHNGPLQRLANLMRSARDRELPKDYLIDELSSLNRELRQLSEALELDLLGQDESLLLGSGAKLDLRLPVHELLYEVYSRTLEREFPGFATLRVKVRAFDPLDDSGIAVDRKRGLCQFLEEALCNVGKHACGATQLKAIGKQHEDGWYVLGIRDNGPGICSDRNGQGTKQILRLKADLNGTFKRESCQPKGTLCELSFPIRQRRPLWQLPRASPSVRPG, from the coding sequence TTGAGACAGCTTCGCCGGCGCGCGCTCCTCACGTGGCAGGGCACTCAGCGCGCGTTGCAAGCGACCCTGCCGTGGACCACCCACCTCGCTCGCCAGCCAGGGTTTTACGCGCTCGCCTGCGTGCTGGCGCTGCGCGCGTCCGGCGCGTTGCAGGGTCTTGAGTGGCGCGCACTCGATTACACGCTGCGTTGGCGTCCGGCCGAGCCAACGAGCGATCGCGTGTCGATTTTGGCGATCGAGCAAGCGGACGTCGAGCGCTTGGGCGAACACCCGCTACCGGCTGAGGCGATCGCGCGTGCGATCGAAGAACTCCAGCGCTATGAACCGTTAGTTGTAGGGCTCAGCGTGCTGCAGCGCGACATCGACACCCGCAGTCCGGTTGGGAGTAGCAACTTAGCCGAAGTCCTCGCCAGCCACTCGAACGTTGTAGCTGTGGAAAAGGTATTGCCGCCGTTAATTGAAGCCCCATCCAGCGTTCCGGCCGAGCGAGTGGGCTTTGTTGATATTCTGCTCGATCGCGACAACCACTTGCGGCGCATTCTGCTGGGGACGCCAAATCCTAGCGGGCGCGGCACCTACGAATTCGCCCTTTCGATCCGCCTCGCACAAGCCTATCTGGCACCGTTGGGCATCGAGCTCTCTGCCGGACGGCGCAACCCAGCAGCTATGAGCTTTGGCGACACCGAAGTTCCTTACCTAACGCCGAACTTTGGCGGCTACCGGGATGTAGATGACGGTGGCGTGCAAACCTTGCTCAACTATCGGCGATCGCCACAACCCTTTCGAGAGTTTTCCCTTGACGACCTGCAGTCCGAGCGGGTCGATCCCGATTGGATTCGCGATCGCGTCGTGATCGTCGGCGTTACGGACCCACGCTACAAAAACACCGTCCAAACTTTAGCCGTCCGGGGTTTGAATGCCACCCCCGGTTTGATTGACGGCGTGGAAGTTCAAGCTCACGCCACAGAACAATTGCTGGCTGCCACCCTTGACGGTCGCCCGTTGCTGCGCTCTTTGCCAGAGGGTTGGGAATACGTCTGGATTGTCGGCTGGGGCGTTCTGGGTGCGGTCCTCGGCCGGCGGCACTTGCACTCGAGCGGCGCGATCGCTCGAACTCTTGCCTACATCGGGCTGGCAAACGCGGTCGCAATCGGAGCAAGTTATGGGTTGTTGCTGTGGGGCGGTTGGTGGTTGCCCGTGGTGCCGGCCGTAGCTATCTTGACCGTCAATGGAATTGGATTGAGTTCTTTTGCCATTTTCCAACACAGTCGCGACCTGCACATGCGCGTCAGCGAACGCGAAACGGTCATCGATCGCACTTTTAACGTTATTCATAATGGTCCGCTGCAGCGCTTGGCTAACCTCATGCGCAGTGCGCGCGATCGCGAGCTGCCCAAAGATTATTTAATCGACGAGCTCAGCAGCCTCAACCGGGAGCTGCGCCAGCTAAGCGAGGCGCTCGAACTCGATCTGCTCGGCCAGGATGAGAGCCTCCTGCTGGGCAGTGGTGCCAAACTCGACCTCCGCCTTCCCGTCCACGAGCTCTTGTACGAAGTTTACAGCCGCACGTTAGAGCGCGAGTTTCCCGGTTTTGCCACCCTGCGGGTCAAGGTTCGCGCCTTCGATCCGCTCGACGATAGCGGGATCGCTGTCGATCGCAAGCGCGGGTTGTGTCAGTTCCTCGAAGAAGCCTTATGTAACGTCGGCAAGCATGCCTGCGGTGCTACGCAGCTCAAAGCGATCGGCAAACAGCACGAAGACGGTTGGTACGTTCTCGGCATTCGCGACAATGGACCCGGCATTTGCTCCGACCGCAATGGGCAGGGCACCAAGCAAATTTTGCGGCTCAAAGCCGACCTCAACGGCACGTTCAAACGAGAATCTTGCCAACCCAAAGGCACGCTCTGCGAGTTAAGTTTCCCCATTCGCCAGCGCCGGCCCCTCTGGCAGCTGCCCAGAGCATCCCCTAGCGTCCGACCCGGTTAG
- a CDS encoding FAD-dependent oxidoreductase, whose product MQFPNQPAIRPPFAVFAIWAFAVGFAVGCRTVPMSSTDELPEPDAIASEETARDTAPERPRVLPNGRPRLEPLPVAEEVWECQVVVIGGSLGGVAAATHAMHSGAQTCTIERSPWFGGQISSQGVAAIDESLTMRALQNFSQSWQAFKDAIARRPVRVPSDVTLPDSTRVADVNSCWVGDLCFPPEAGAAAAISVLEDAATRSPNSRWGARIAFKGAEFDAAGREIAAIYAVRRVPSNPDRIPSGRLSQELYAWYAWTSDDTFEKIPLYLQPPPGERMLVIDATDTGEFVGWADIPYRLGSESVATTGEVHASDRDNPACTQAFTYPFALAIRDDGGRSRDALAHEPLAFSADEHRRSFKLHGYPFFAGRSFFHYRRGFSVTRNDPNTGMPARGDRTLVNWNGGNDWGAMDPPLLLDAEAIAAAGQQQNWFGGMSVDALRHGEQRAFAFAHWLLETHAQPDRPLAYEAGAGSLLGTQSGLSVEPYIREGRRILGRAAYGQSEFQIREADLRRDQPGGRDFSPTTVAVTHYAIDIHGCLYRNGAPSGEASSAPAIETVVRPIAIPLESLIPQGVDNLLIGGKNIAVSHIANGATRTHYGEWSIGAAAGATAGWLIERPDLSPPDALAPEQMTELRQHLQDRGLRDRW is encoded by the coding sequence ATGCAATTCCCAAACCAGCCAGCGATTCGCCCCCCGTTCGCGGTATTTGCCATTTGGGCGTTTGCGGTCGGCTTTGCCGTTGGCTGTAGGACCGTCCCGATGAGTTCCACCGACGAATTGCCCGAGCCTGATGCGATCGCCTCAGAGGAGACTGCACGGGATACTGCACCAGAGCGTCCGCGCGTGCTTCCCAACGGGCGACCGCGCCTCGAGCCACTCCCGGTTGCCGAGGAAGTGTGGGAATGCCAAGTTGTGGTCATCGGCGGGTCGCTTGGGGGCGTGGCTGCAGCGACCCATGCCATGCACTCGGGTGCTCAAACTTGCACGATCGAGCGATCGCCCTGGTTTGGCGGACAAATTAGCTCCCAGGGCGTGGCCGCGATCGACGAATCCCTGACAATGCGGGCACTCCAGAATTTCTCCCAGAGCTGGCAAGCGTTTAAGGACGCGATCGCGCGTCGGCCCGTGCGCGTGCCGTCGGATGTGACCTTGCCCGACTCCACCCGCGTTGCCGATGTCAACAGCTGCTGGGTGGGCGACCTGTGCTTCCCGCCAGAGGCAGGAGCGGCGGCAGCAATTTCCGTGCTGGAGGATGCTGCGACGCGATCGCCTAACAGCCGCTGGGGGGCGCGCATCGCATTCAAAGGTGCCGAGTTCGATGCGGCGGGTCGCGAGATCGCTGCCATCTATGCCGTGCGTCGCGTGCCAAGCAACCCGGACCGCATACCCAGCGGCCGCCTCTCGCAAGAGCTGTACGCGTGGTACGCCTGGACGAGTGACGACACGTTTGAGAAGATCCCGCTTTACCTGCAACCGCCGCCGGGGGAGCGTATGCTCGTCATCGACGCGACCGATACGGGCGAATTCGTCGGCTGGGCGGACATTCCGTACCGCCTCGGCTCGGAATCCGTTGCGACGACGGGTGAAGTACATGCTAGCGATCGCGACAACCCTGCCTGTACGCAGGCATTCACCTATCCGTTTGCGTTGGCTATCCGCGACGACGGCGGTCGCAGTCGCGATGCCTTGGCGCACGAACCCCTGGCATTTTCGGCGGACGAACACCGCCGCAGCTTTAAACTGCACGGCTATCCGTTTTTTGCAGGACGTAGTTTCTTCCACTACCGACGCGGTTTCAGCGTGACGCGCAACGACCCCAATACCGGCATGCCTGCCCGCGGCGATCGCACCCTCGTCAATTGGAATGGCGGGAACGATTGGGGAGCAATGGACCCACCCTTGCTGCTCGATGCCGAGGCGATCGCGGCGGCCGGACAACAGCAAAATTGGTTCGGCGGCATGTCCGTCGACGCCTTGCGTCACGGAGAACAGCGAGCCTTTGCTTTCGCACACTGGCTGCTCGAGACCCACGCGCAACCGGACCGACCGCTTGCTTACGAAGCCGGCGCGGGGTCTTTGTTAGGTACTCAATCGGGCTTGAGCGTAGAGCCCTACATTCGCGAGGGGCGGCGCATCCTCGGGCGAGCGGCCTACGGGCAGTCCGAGTTCCAAATCCGCGAAGCCGACCTGCGTCGCGACCAGCCCGGCGGCCGAGACTTCTCGCCCACCACCGTTGCCGTAACCCATTACGCCATCGACATCCACGGTTGTCTTTACCGAAACGGTGCGCCTTCCGGAGAGGCTAGTAGCGCGCCTGCGATCGAGACCGTCGTCCGACCAATCGCAATTCCCTTAGAAAGCCTCATTCCGCAAGGCGTCGATAACTTGCTGATCGGTGGGAAGAACATTGCCGTCTCGCATATTGCCAACGGTGCTACTCGCACCCACTATGGCGAGTGGAGTATCGGTGCGGCGGCCGGCGCAACCGCTGGTTGGCTGATCGAGCGTCCGGACTTGTCGCCGCCCGACGCGCTCGCCCCCGAACAGATGACCGAACTGCGCCAGCACCTGCAAGATCGAGGGTTGCGCGATCGCTGGTGA
- a CDS encoding response regulator, translated as MSNDAIAPTTLDILVVDDHEMMLDGTVGALQAAYPDATLRRAQTTTAAREQLTAAEPNLAVVDLSLPKTPDDTSQVDNGLELLRSLLQDFPQLNLAVQSTYVKVLVRLKHEIDAHQGGFTVIDKSLSKDDMLLRIGWALQGLTHTKDIRAMQAGLEVKPEWLDVLTFAFQEGLQDKAIAARMHVSERLVRHYWTKLQDALDIYPEDSKKDGKNLRIITEIRAREEGLIN; from the coding sequence ATGAGCAACGACGCGATCGCACCTACAACGCTTGATATTCTGGTCGTCGACGACCACGAAATGATGCTTGACGGTACGGTCGGCGCGCTGCAAGCGGCCTACCCTGACGCTACCTTGCGTCGCGCTCAAACAACCACAGCGGCGCGCGAACAGCTGACTGCCGCCGAACCCAATCTTGCAGTTGTTGATTTATCGCTGCCGAAAACACCCGACGACACCAGCCAGGTTGATAACGGACTGGAGTTGTTGCGGTCGCTCTTGCAAGATTTTCCGCAATTAAACCTTGCCGTGCAAAGTACTTACGTGAAAGTACTCGTACGGCTCAAGCACGAGATCGACGCGCATCAAGGCGGCTTTACCGTCATCGATAAATCCCTGTCTAAGGACGACATGCTGCTGCGAATCGGTTGGGCATTGCAAGGATTGACCCACACTAAAGACATCCGCGCTATGCAAGCTGGGCTTGAAGTCAAACCAGAATGGCTGGATGTCTTGACCTTTGCCTTTCAAGAAGGTTTACAAGATAAAGCGATCGCTGCCCGCATGCACGTCTCCGAGCGATTGGTGCGACATTACTGGACCAAGCTCCAAGACGCGCTCGACATCTATCCAGAAGATAGTAAAAAAGACGGCAAGAACCTGCGCATCATCACGGAAATTCGCGCCCGCGAGGAGGGTTTAATCAATTGA
- a CDS encoding FAD-dependent oxidoreductase, giving the protein MPGLFCTVRQRAAISLTLAIAALSGQQPRTLAVTASTQTIECDILIVGGGLAGAAAAYEALLAGREVCLTEITDWVGGQISSQGTSALDERATQRSRLFFPRGYLDFRDRIEDEYGELNPGDCWVSASCFIPADAHAILLEQLRDAEDRGDGTLRWFPSTVAKEIDLVTNPDAPTAGGSLIASVTAIQHAPAPGTPPLNSEPLSQIIEDAYRYEDSDRLTKTVVQFIPPAGAAPRDWIVIEATETGELIGLADIPYRLGIDALSHLEPSSASTENDPYCTQGFTYTFAMEATEEPQIHDIPDFYTQYAPYFSYELERLANFDLVFTYRRIWSPEDGPEATFGGIGFSEPTPGDISMQNWTWGNDYRPGRAEDNLIYTREQLRADGQLAPGGWLGGLRTATLQRGEEHAFAYFYWLVAGTTDSQLGEGVKQLHPNYRFVAGFDAPMGTAHGLSKYPYIREGRRIIGRPAPAYPNGFTIWEVDLSRQGYDDEYYRQTLPPEMYRRLQTELSGRNLLAILSGEMAPEDAAKRTRSRIYADSVGIGHYAIDFHPCMTESPPEKPGNTEREGERQGAGQAYPFQIPLRATIPQEIDNLLVAGKSIATSHIAAAAYRVHSFEWSSGAAVGTTAAFALETGILPYEIMDSDGFGRDAPVQQLRYRLQSNGNPIAFPDTSIFNEDWDDWR; this is encoded by the coding sequence ATGCCTGGATTGTTCTGTACCGTTCGGCAACGGGCCGCGATCTCCCTAACCCTCGCGATCGCCGCCCTGTCGGGACAACAACCCCGCACCCTCGCCGTAACCGCCTCCACGCAAACCATCGAGTGCGACATCTTGATCGTCGGCGGTGGTTTGGCCGGCGCGGCAGCAGCTTACGAAGCCCTGCTGGCCGGACGCGAGGTTTGCTTGACCGAGATTACTGATTGGGTGGGCGGACAGATTTCCTCCCAAGGCACATCAGCCTTAGACGAACGGGCGACTCAGAGGTCGCGCCTGTTCTTTCCCCGCGGCTACCTGGACTTTCGCGATCGCATCGAAGACGAATACGGCGAACTCAACCCTGGTGACTGCTGGGTGAGCGCATCCTGCTTTATCCCTGCAGACGCCCATGCAATTCTGCTAGAGCAGCTGCGCGATGCCGAAGATCGCGGCGACGGCACCTTACGGTGGTTCCCGTCCACGGTGGCCAAGGAAATCGACCTCGTCACCAACCCCGATGCCCCGACCGCCGGTGGCAGCCTCATCGCTAGCGTCACGGCGATCCAGCACGCACCCGCACCGGGGACCCCACCGCTCAACAGCGAGCCGCTGTCCCAGATTATCGAAGATGCCTATCGCTACGAAGATAGCGATCGCCTGACGAAGACCGTCGTGCAGTTTATCCCGCCTGCTGGAGCAGCGCCGCGAGATTGGATCGTCATCGAAGCAACGGAGACTGGAGAGCTGATCGGCTTGGCCGATATCCCCTACCGCTTGGGTATTGACGCGCTTAGCCACCTCGAACCCTCGTCTGCAAGTACCGAGAACGATCCGTACTGCACCCAAGGTTTTACCTACACCTTCGCGATGGAAGCCACCGAGGAGCCGCAAATTCACGACATCCCGGATTTCTACACTCAATACGCCCCATACTTCAGCTACGAACTCGAGCGCCTCGCTAACTTCGATCTTGTCTTTACTTACCGGCGCATTTGGAGCCCCGAGGACGGCCCCGAAGCGACTTTCGGGGGAATCGGCTTCAGCGAGCCAACTCCCGGCGATATCTCCATGCAGAACTGGACTTGGGGGAACGATTACCGGCCGGGCCGGGCCGAGGACAACTTGATTTACACCCGCGAGCAGCTGCGAGCAGACGGGCAACTAGCGCCGGGCGGCTGGCTGGGCGGCCTGCGCACCGCAACCCTGCAGCGTGGCGAAGAACACGCGTTCGCCTACTTCTATTGGCTGGTAGCAGGCACGACGGACTCGCAGCTCGGTGAAGGGGTCAAGCAACTGCACCCGAACTACCGCTTTGTCGCCGGCTTCGACGCGCCGATGGGCACGGCCCACGGACTCTCAAAATATCCCTACATCCGCGAAGGGCGACGGATTATCGGGCGGCCTGCGCCCGCCTACCCCAACGGCTTCACAATCTGGGAAGTGGACCTCTCGCGCCAGGGCTACGACGACGAGTACTACCGTCAGACACTGCCTCCAGAGATGTACCGCCGCTTGCAAACCGAGCTGTCCGGGCGAAACTTGCTCGCCATCCTTAGCGGCGAGATGGCCCCAGAAGATGCCGCGAAACGAACGCGATCGCGCATCTATGCCGACTCCGTTGGCATCGGTCATTACGCGATCGACTTTCACCCCTGCATGACCGAAAGCCCGCCAGAAAAGCCGGGCAACACCGAACGCGAAGGCGAACGCCAGGGAGCCGGGCAAGCCTATCCGTTTCAAATACCGCTGCGCGCGACGATTCCCCAGGAAATCGATAACCTCCTTGTGGCGGGCAAAAGCATTGCGACCAGCCATATTGCAGCGGCGGCCTACCGCGTGCATTCCTTTGAGTGGTCCTCCGGTGCAGCGGTCGGCACAACAGCGGCGTTTGCGTTAGAAACAGGTATCTTACCTTACGAAATTATGGACTCAGATGGGTTCGGCCGCGATGCACCCGTGCAACAGCTGCGCTATCGCTTGCAAAGCAACGGTAACCCCATTGCTTTTCCGGACACATCGATCTTCAACGAAGATTGGGACGACTGGCGCTAA
- a CDS encoding DDE-type integrase/transposase/recombinase yields the protein MQVALESIRQWCRNLPQAGANQLRRRRPRPVDRCHLDEVLIKIEGKPFDLWRAFDRHGQVIDILRPSRRDEASMRKIASVF from the coding sequence ATCCAGGTCGCCCTCGAGTCAATTCGGCAGTGGTGCCGAAATTTACCCCAAGCTGGCGCCAACCAACTTCGTCGCCGTCGCCCCAGACCTGTCGATAGGTGTCATCTTGACGAAGTCCTTATCAAAATCGAGGGCAAGCCGTTCGATCTCTGGCGAGCTTTCGACCGACACGGTCAAGTCATCGACATCCTGAGGCCGAGCCGACGAGACGAGGCATCCATGCGAAAAATAGCGTCAGTTTTCTGA
- a CDS encoding class I SAM-dependent methyltransferase encodes MPGKVQEFASRFAEFADRLASQRFYNYPFGVSPRAEASTYREIWLAAKQNNCPAIDRLEASQGYSIDKDWMDELALLTQVVIKKSDICYQHGRILYAVLSSYVAASQYDSVNIVETGTARGYSSLCMAKALHDAGQPGKIFTFDILPHDVEMYWNCIADDKGSMSRAELLKAYEQLVNNYIVFIQGDTQMQLRKVFVPRVHLAYFDGTHTYEYVLSEFGHIVDKQKSGDIAVFDDYTPELFPGVVKAVDEICATQGYSKEVLTVSEQRGYAIARKK; translated from the coding sequence ATGCCAGGTAAGGTTCAGGAGTTTGCCAGTCGGTTTGCCGAGTTTGCCGATCGCTTGGCAAGCCAACGCTTTTATAACTATCCTTTTGGAGTCTCGCCGCGAGCAGAGGCCAGCACCTACCGGGAAATCTGGCTTGCGGCTAAGCAGAATAACTGCCCCGCGATCGATCGACTTGAAGCCAGCCAGGGGTACTCCATCGACAAAGACTGGATGGATGAGCTGGCGTTGTTGACCCAAGTTGTCATCAAAAAATCAGATATTTGCTATCAGCACGGTCGCATCCTTTATGCAGTGCTCTCGTCCTATGTTGCTGCCAGTCAATACGACAGCGTCAACATTGTCGAAACGGGGACCGCAAGAGGCTACTCTAGCTTGTGCATGGCAAAAGCACTGCACGATGCCGGACAGCCGGGCAAAATTTTTACCTTCGATATTCTTCCCCATGACGTCGAAATGTACTGGAATTGCATTGCCGACGATAAAGGGTCGATGTCTCGAGCTGAATTGCTGAAAGCTTACGAGCAGCTCGTAAACAACTACATTGTTTTTATCCAGGGCGATACGCAGATGCAGCTTAGAAAGGTATTCGTCCCGAGAGTTCATCTTGCTTACTTCGATGGAACGCACACCTACGAGTATGTCTTGAGCGAGTTCGGGCACATTGTTGACAAACAGAAATCGGGAGATATTGCCGTTTTTGACGATTACACACCGGAACTTTTTCCAGGCGTCGTGAAAGCAGTGGATGAAATCTGTGCGACCCAGGGATACTCAAAAGAAGTCCTGACTGTCAGCGAGCAACGCGGGTACGCGATCGCTCGCAAAAAGTAG